From the genome of Neodiprion pinetum isolate iyNeoPine1 chromosome 3, iyNeoPine1.2, whole genome shotgun sequence, one region includes:
- the LOC124214451 gene encoding juvenile hormone acid O-methyltransferase-like isoform X1, which translates to MFEPALYSANDKQVREETSEYIEEFSDEIGQMSGRCLDIGSGPGHIVVDLLLPKLNPKSTVICSDISRPMLDYAKEKYGANERISFLELDIESPTLVEYLGEKFDHATSFYCLQCCQDMRQVFKNIFDLLQPGGTVLFTSVCNHPCEDAYKILAAVP; encoded by the exons ATGTTCGAACCAGCCTTGTACTCAGCCAACGACAAACAGGTTCGTGAGGAGACCAGCGAATACATTGAAGAGTTTTCCGATGAAATTGGCCAAATGTCAGGACGGTGCCTTGATATTGGAAGTGGACCCGGCCATATAGTAGTCGATTTACTCCTTCCAAAGTTGAATCCGAAGTCTACCGTTATCT GCTCTGACATTTCCCGACCGATGTTGGACTAcgctaaagaaaaatatggcGCCAACGAGCGAATATCTTTCCTCGAGCTGGACATTGAGTCCCCAACGCTGGTCGAATATctaggtgaaaaatttgatcacgCCACATCGTTCTATTGTTTACAGTGTTGTCAAGACATGCG CCAAGTCTTCAAGAATATCTTCGACCTATTGCAACCTGGAGGTACTGTTCTCTTCACCTCAGTGTGCAATCATCCTTGTGAGGACGCTTACAAGATACTGGCAGCTGTACCTTGA
- the LOC124214451 gene encoding juvenile hormone acid O-methyltransferase-like isoform X2 has protein sequence MMDVDRFVGVFQHAERPLETLKSLLRDVGFEVCHCSNRHTSYIYDTPDAHTGFMASIDPFMSRMPDELQREYLIDLGIEARRHSFIVNKDRNDDCSILSRRHTFVVYLKKPLVH, from the exons ATGATG GATGTGGACCGTTTCGTTGGGGTATTTCAGCACGCTGAACGCCCGCTTGAGACTCTGAAAAGTTTGCTTCGAGACGTTGGCTTTGAGGTCTGCCACTGCAGTAACAGACACACGAGTTACATTTACGACACTCCCGATGCTCACACCG GATTCATGGCGTCTATCGACCCCTTCATGTCCCGCATGCCGGATGAACTACAGCGGGAGTACTTGATAGATCTGGGCATAGAAGCAAGAAGGCACTCATTCATCGTCAACAAGGATAGGAATGACGATTGTAGCATACTGTCCAGACGCCATACCTTTGTAGTTTACTTGAAAAAGCCATTGGTCCACTGA
- the LOC124215549 gene encoding juvenile hormone acid O-methyltransferase-like — MHICAIGMQLMRGVSFGTMFKPAEYSANDQLARRETSDFIQEYSNEIGQMSGRCLDIGCGPCDLVVDSLLPVLNPKATVVCSDISKPMLDYAKEKYGANDRLSFLQLDIESPTLAEDLVEQFDHVTSFYCLHWCEDMRQAFENIFDLLRPGGSGFLTFVSDFPCMDAYKVLAAMPRYQRYMTDADRFIPVFQHAQRPRESLKMLLEKVGFEVCHCSSREKVYIYETPDAFAEFMACVNPFIHRMPSDLQQEYRIDLDIEARKHTFIVNKDRNDDYSILSRRHTFVVYLKKPLVH, encoded by the exons atgcatatatgtgcAATTGGAATGCAACTCA TGAGAGGAGTAAGTTTTGGAACGATGTTCAAACCAGCCGAGTACTCTGCAAACGACCAACTAGCGCGTCGAGAGACTAGCGACTTTATACAGGAGTATTCCAATGAAATTGGTCAGATGTCAGGAAGATGCCTTGATATCGGATGCGGACCCTGCGACCTAGTCGTCGATTCTCTTCTTCCAGTACTGAATCCAAAGGCTACCGTTGTCT GCTCGGACATTTCCAAGCCCATGTTGGACTACGCAAAGGAAAAATACGGCGCCAACGATCGGCTATCCTTTCTCCAGCTGGACATCGAGTCTCCGACGCTGGCCGAAGATCTAGTTGAACAATTCGATCACGTTACGTCGTTCTATTGTTTACACTGGTGCGAAGACATGCG CCAAGCCTTCGAGAACATCTTTGATCTGCTGCGTCCTGGAGGTTCGGGCTTCTTGACCTTTGTGAGCGATTTTCCTTGCATGGACGCGTACAAGGTGCTGGCGGCTATGCCTCGATACCAGCGTTACATGACG GATGCGGACCGTTTCATTCCAGTATTTCAGCACGCTCAACGTCCGCGCGAGTCTCTGAAAATGCTGCTCGAAAAGGTCGGCTTTGAGGTCTGTCACTGCAGTAGCAGAGAAAAAGTTTACATCTACGAAACCCCGGATGCTTTCGCCG AATTCATGGCATGCGTGAACCCCTTCATACACCGCATGCCGTCTGATCTACAGCAGGAGTACAGAATAGATCTGGACATAGAAGCAAGAAAGCACACATTCATCGTCAACAAGGATAGGAATGACGATTATAGCATACTGTCCAGACGCCATACCTTTGTAGTTTACTTGAAAAAGCCATTGGTCCACTGA
- the LOC124215551 gene encoding juvenile hormone acid O-methyltransferase-like codes for MFKPALYSKINNEARRDTRDFIEEYSNEIGQMSGRCLDIGSGPCDVVTDFLLPKLNPKSTVVCSDISKPMLDYAKEKYGANDRLSFLQLDIESPTLAEDLVEQFDHVTSFYCLHWCEDMRQAFENIFELLRPGGSGFLTFVSDFPCMDAYKVLAAIPRYQRYMTDADRFIPVFQHAEHPRENLKKLLREVGFEISHCSRREISNIYDTPNDFGRVMAAVNPFIHRMPAQLQREYEVDLGIEATKNAIVFNKDNNGGYNVLCRHHMFVVYLKKPSIN; via the exons ATGTTCAAACCAGCCCTGTACTCTAAAATCAACAATGAGGCGCGTCGTGATACCAGGGACTTCATCGAAGAATATTCTAATGAAATTGGCCAAATGTCAGGACGGTGCCTTGACATCGGAAGCGGTCCATGTGACGTAGTCACCGACTTTCTCCTTCCAAAACTAAACCCGAAGTCTACCGTTGTCT GCTCGGACATTTCCAAGCCCATGTTGGACTACGCAAAGGAAAAATACGGCGCCAACGATCGGCTATCCTTTCTCCAGCTGGACATCGAGTCTCCGACGCTGGCCGAAGATCTAGTTGAACAATTCGATCACGTTACGTCGTTCTATTGTTTACACTGGTGCGAAGACATGCG CCAAGCCTTCGAGAACATCTTTGAACTGCTGCGTCCTGGAGGTTCGGGCTTCTTGACCTTTGTGAGCGATTTTCCTTGCATGGACGCGTACAAGGTGCTGGCGGCTATCCCTCGATACCAGCGTTACATGACG GATGCGGACAGGTTCATTCCCGTATTTCAGCACGCCGAACATCCACGCGAGAACCTGAAAAAATTGCTTCGAGAGGTCGGCTTTGAGATCAGCCACTGCAGTCGCAGAGAAATAAGCAACATTTACGACACTCCGAATGATTTCGGCA GAGTAATGGCAGCCGTCAACCCGTTCATTCACCGCATGCCGGCTCAACTACAGCGAGAGTATGAAGTAGATTTGGGCATAGAAGCGACGAAGAACGCGATTGTCTTCAACAAGGATAACAATGGTGGCTACAACGTACTCTGCAGACATCACATGTTTGTAGTTTACTTGAAAAAACCTTCGATCAATTAA